Proteins from one Salmo salar chromosome ssa07, Ssal_v3.1, whole genome shotgun sequence genomic window:
- the LOC106608728 gene encoding cornifelin homolog B has protein sequence MSKKMVIQQPNHFVQAVTSNQWSSDICDCTQDMSSCCFAFWCFPCFACITAREAGECLCLPLLDGFGAIPPATMSMRVGMRQRYGIEGTMCNDCVYSFFCPPCTWCQMSREMKARLQPITLINAQTR, from the exons ATGTCAAAGAAGATGGTCATTCAGCAGCCCAATCACTTTGTTCAGGCCGTCACATCAAACCAATGGAGCTCCGACATCTGTGACTGCACCCAGGATATGTCTtcgt GTTGCTTTGCGTTCTGGTGCTTCCCCTGTTTTGCCTGTATAACAGCGAGAGAGGCTGGAGAGTGTCTGTGCCTGCCTCTGCTAGACGGTTTCGGCGCCATCCCCCCAGCCACCATGTCCATGAGGGTGGGCATGCGCCAGCGCTACGGCATCGAG GGCACCATGTGTAATGACTGTGTCTATTCCTTCTTCTGCCCGCCCTGCACCTGGTGTCAAATGTCACGAGAGATGAAGGCCCGCCTCCAACCCATCACTCTCATCAATGCACAAACAAGATAA